A segment of the Kluyveromyces marxianus DMKU3-1042 DNA, complete genome, chromosome 5 genome:
GCTCGAAGTCCTCTTGTGTCACgtgaattcttctttcccttAGTGCGTACATACCAGCCTCTGTGCAGACACCCTTGACGTCAGCTCCGGAGCATCCGTTCATCTTTTCTGCGACTTTGCGCAAGTTGATACCGCGGGTCAAGTTCATCTTTCTGGAGTGGATCCTGAGGATTTCGGTTCTTGCGGCGACTGTTGGCGGTGGGAACTCGATCTTCCTGTCGATTCTTCCGGGTCTGAGCAATGCAGGGTCCAATATGTCTAGTCTGTTGGTGGCCatgatgattttgatgtttttcGAGGTTTCGAAACCGTCCAACTGGTTCAACAATTCCAACATGGTTCTTTGCACTTCGGAGTCACCGCCCCCGGAGCCCTCCACACGGCTCGAGCCGATGGAATCGATCTCGTCCATGAAGATGATGGAGGGCGCGTGCTCACGCGCCATCACGAAAAGTTCACGCACCATACGCGAACCTTCACCAATGTATTTCTGCACCAACTCCGCACCACTCACCCTGATGAACTTACAGTCTGTGTGATGTGCCACCGCCCTCGCCAATAGCGTCTTACCGGTACCTGGGGGCCCGTACAATATAACACCCTTGGGCTGCGCAATCCCAAGACTCTCAAAGAGCTCCGGATGCTTCACTGGAAGCTCAATCACTTCCTTGATCTCTTTAATCTGTTTCGTCAACCCACCAACCATGTCGTACGTAGAATCGGGCACTTTCTCCACCATCATGAGTGAGACCAATGGATCTACCTTGTTCTCTAACACTTTATGCAATTGGTACGAGTCGCTCTTCAAACAAACACGCTGTGATACGTTCAAGTCCTTCACGTTGATGTCCTTCGCCACATCAACAATGTACTTCCCCTCCGGCTGCACCTTCACTAGCACCTTCTTCTCACTGATAACTTTCACCACCTCGCCCACATACGATCCACTCTCCTGTAGAAGCCTCAATTCATCTTTTATGAACCTCACCTTGTCGTTAAGTGTATTCCTCTGCGCCTCTAGTCTCCGCAAATTCGCTGTCTTCTCTCTGATCTTGATCTCCGTTTCCTGAATCTTCTGGTCAAAAAATGGCTTGATACCAGATTCATGGCTCGTCACTGGAACACTGGAAACTTGTACTGCGCTCATCTCTTATTAATgctctttccaatttttctaatgatatattatatatataataataatatctCCCAATAATGCTCCGTTaccagtagtagtagtagtagtatacAACCAAATTTACAATAAACTCAATAACTCCTCTTTTATCAAAGTACTGGACCTACCGCAACAACTCCCTGTTATCCTTTATACGCCCAGAATACTGCTCTTCTGCCCCTCTAAATCCCTTTTGCCACTGAAAAGAACTTGTCTTAACTTGCTTACCTAGACTTGCGAACctttaatttcttgaaatctgtAAATCGCAGCATACGAAAATTTGTCAACTAGGATGCACTTGGTGCTTGTATAGTACATGTAAAATGCAGTTTGGTACTCCCACACTGAGTGACCATCATAAGATTAACATTGACCTTAGGAATCTAAGTTGGAGGGGCATCCAGTACAAATTTTGCTCGGGAAAAGTTCGGAAAATGAGAACTGTATTGGTAACTTGTGGTGCTACAGTGTCGTTTCCGGGTCTCATCGAAACGATTGTCGATTCTAAGGTGCTCAAAACGTTGAAAGAGCTAGGATATGAGCGCATCCTGCTTCAGTACGGACGAGGGTATGGACGCGAATTTGTCAAACTGGTAGAAAATCGGTTTAAGGATGCTTCAATGGGCTCCAAAAGCGACATTTCCTTGATCCAAGATGCCCAGGTGGTGAAAATACAAGGGTTACAGATTTACGGGTTCGAGTTCTCGCGCCAGATCGAGACGCTCATACAAGATTATGCGGACTTGGTAGTGTCCCACGCTGGTACGGGGTCGATTTTAGATTCATTGCGTCTGGAGAAACCATTGATTGTTGTGATAAACGATACGTTAATGGACAACCACCAGCAGTTGATAGCGAACAAGTTCGAGCAACAGAAGCTGCTCTGGGCCATCCATGCGCGGGTCCCTGAGATGGTGCGGGCACTAGAACGCAGCGAAGGCGAGCAATTGTGCAAGATAGGAAGTTCGTACAACAAGCAGTTCGAACAGCTGCTATGCGCTGTTGCGTGCGAATGACAGACAACGTTAGGAAATTGTTAGCatcatatatgtatatatagtaaCTAATCTACTGGTTGATCAACAGGGTGGGAAACGGATGTTTCAGTCTCAGTTTCCGCTGGAACCGCTGGAACCGCTGGCGTCGAAACCGCTGGCGCAGGCACCGCTGGAGAAGTGAAGGCGTTCCACATCTGGTTGAGCGTGCTGACAACCTTGAGCAGCGCAAACAGCCATATGCCCAAAGAAACGGTTACCGTCGCCCCCTCGCTcactttcttcaagtttaaGGGCCCCAATGGCACGTATATCCATCCGTGCTGCATCAACCCTTGCAAATAATTAGGGAAAATACCCTTGGGCAGTTCGTAAATAGGCATCTTACCCTTgtaaaacttcaaaaacgTGAACGGAACTGTAATAGCAGccaacttgaacttcttcaaagtcgCCTTGGTCCCATCTACTTGTGCCAAGAGCGCCTTCTTCTCCTCCTCAATCTGCTTATTGATCTTGTCCAAAGCCctgttgttcttggtcCACTTCGCATACTCATCCTGAGCACTGATCTCCTTCTGTGCAAGTATCAAGTCACCCCGCTGGCGCATTAAATCCTTTAAGCGAGACGAGTTGGCTTGTATGAAACCTTGAAGCAGCGTCTCTACCAACGGCCATACTCTATCAAGCACCAAAAATGCTAGGATAACATACAACCACGAGTCCATATTTCGAGAaatcttttccaataaCCTTCCCCTCACAAAAGTAACTGTATTCTTTCCCTTCTGGCTCGTATACTATATAACTTactctcttctcttctcttgtcTATCTGGTCCAGTTATAGTATATACTttcatatatacatatgaTATAACTAACACTGATGCCATGCTATGAAATATAGTTTGGAAGGGAAAAGTCTAGTCGTATTTAGTGATATGAAACTTTATTCTGGCATCCATTGTACCTAGAAGGGAGGGTTGGGCCCCAGAACAAGGCCGCTTGGCTAGTCAATACCGGACTCACACAGCAGTTACGCACCCTCGAAAGGATTCCTGACAACTCAATGGGTACCGGCTCCAAGCAATTTCCGTCTGTTTTTAATCCCCCCATTCTCTGGGCCCTAATATTCCTTTTCCCAGTTTCCCAACTTCACAGGACAtggattttcttcttccatcaggaaataaaaaaatattgggAAGTGAAACCAAAAAGAGAGTGTATCAAGCAAATTTGAGTAGAGGAAAGGGGAA
Coding sequences within it:
- the RPT6 gene encoding proteasome regulatory particle base subunit RPT6, coding for MSAVQVSSVPVTSHESGIKPFFDQKIQETEIKIREKTANLRRLEAQRNTLNDKVRFIKDELRLLQESGSYVGEVVKVISEKKVLVKVQPEGKYIVDVAKDINVKDLNVSQRVCLKSDSYQLHKVLENKVDPLVSLMMVEKVPDSTYDMVGGLTKQIKEIKEVIELPVKHPELFESLGIAQPKGVILYGPPGTGKTLLARAVAHHTDCKFIRVSGAELVQKYIGEGSRMVRELFVMAREHAPSIIFMDEIDSIGSSRVEGSGGGDSEVQRTMLELLNQLDGFETSKNIKIIMATNRLDILDPALLRPGRIDRKIEFPPPTVAARTEILRIHSRKMNLTRGINLRKVAEKMNGCSGADVKGVCTEAGMYALRERRIHVTQEDFELAVAKVMNKNDETAISVAKLFK
- the ALG13 gene encoding N-acetylglucosaminyldiphosphodolichol N-acetylglucosaminyltransferase catalytic subunit ALG13, which produces MQFGTPTLSDHHKINIDLRNLSWRGIQYKFCSGKVRKMRTVLVTCGATVSFPGLIETIVDSKVLKTLKELGYERILLQYGRGYGREFVKLVENRFKDASMGSKSDISLIQDAQVVKIQGLQIYGFEFSRQIETLIQDYADLVVSHAGTGSILDSLRLEKPLIVVINDTLMDNHQQLIANKFEQQKLLWAIHARVPEMVRALERSEGEQLCKIGSSYNKQFEQLLCAVACE
- the GET1 gene encoding GET complex subunit GET1 encodes the protein MDSWLYVILAFLVLDRVWPLVETLLQGFIQANSSRLKDLMRQRGDLILAQKEISAQDEYAKWTKNNRALDKINKQIEEEKKALLAQVDGTKATLKKFKLAAITVPFTFLKFYKGKMPIYELPKGIFPNYLQGLMQHGWIYVPLGPLNLKKVSEGATVTVSLGIWLFALLKVVSTLNQMWNAFTSPAVPAPAVSTPAVPAVPAETETETSVSHPVDQPVD